The following coding sequences are from one Oryzias melastigma strain HK-1 linkage group LG20, ASM292280v2, whole genome shotgun sequence window:
- the tram1 gene encoding translocating chain-associated membrane protein 1, protein MGIRKKTTNKNPPVLSHEFVIQNHADIVSCVAMVFLLGLMFEITSKFAVIFITVQYNVTISTNEGSEETAVNHFHHGIKDLATIFFYMLVAIIMHAIIQEYVLDKLNRKKHFSKTKHSKFNESGQLSAFYLFSFCWGTSILLSENFLSNPVSLWEGYPHTLMPFQMKFYYICQLGYWLHALPELYFQKTKKEDIPRQLVYIFLYLVHIAGAYVLNLNRLGLVLLVLHYFVEFLFHVSRLVYFSNENRQMGFTVWAVLFVVGRLLTLSLSVLTVGFGLATSESQGFNWAAGNFNILFVRITVLAGICLTQAFMMWKFINFQLRRWREHSQAQTLKKKQVPAKSKSKKEKANGVNGVNSHGANSPKAIKEKSS, encoded by the exons ATGGGAATCCGCAAAAAGACGACAAACAAAAACCCTCCAGTGCTAAGCCATGAGTTTGTCATCCAGAACCATGCAGATATTGTTTCTTGCGTTGCTATGGTGTTCCTCCTCGGGCTGATGTTTGAG ATCACCTCAAAGTTTGCAGTGATATTCATAACTGTCCAGTACAATGTTACCATATCAACAAATG AAGGGTCAGAAGAGACAGCAGTGAACCACTTCCACCATGGCATCAAGGACCTAGCCACCATCTTCTTCTACATGCTGGTGGCCATCATCATGCACGCCATCATCCAGGAGTACGTGCTGGAT AAGCTAAACAGGAAAAAGCACTTCTCCAAAACCAAGCACAGTAAATTTAACGAGTCAGGCCAGCTGAGCGCCTTCTACCTGTTCTCTTTTTGTTGGGGGACGAGCATCCTGCTTTCT GAAAACTTCCTGTCCAATCCTGTCTCTCTGTGGGAGGGCTACCCTCATACCCTGATGCC ATTCCAGATGAAATTCTACTACATTTGTCAGCTGGGATACTGGTTGCACGCCCTCCCAGAGCTGTATTTCCAAAAGACCAAGAAA gaggACATTCCACGGCAGCTTGTGTACATCTTCCTGTACTTGGTCCACATTGCTGGTGCCTATGTTCTAAA CCTGAACCGTCTGGGTCTGGTCCTCCTCGTCCTGCACTACTTTGTTGAATTCCTCTTTCACGTGTCCCGCCTGGTTTACTTCAGCaatgaaaacagacaaatgGG CTTCACCGTATGGGCCGTCTTGTTCGTTGTTGGACGGCTGCTCACCCTGTCCCTGTCTGTCCTCACCGTGGGCTTCGGCCTCGCCACGTCCGAGAGTCAAGGCTTTAACTGGGCGGCTGGGAACTTTAACATCCTCTTTGTTCG GATAACCGTCCTGGCAGGCATCTGCCTCACACAGGCCTTCATGATGTGGAAGTTTATCAATTTCCAGCTGCGCCGGTGGAGAGAGCACAGCCAAGCTCAGACCttgaaaaagaaacaagttCCTGCTAAGAGCAAATCAAAGAAAGAGAAAg cgaACGGAGTAAATGGAGTGAACTCTCACGGAGCCAATTCaccaaaagcaataaaagaaaagtcttcataa
- the xkr9 gene encoding XK-related protein 9, with the protein MCIPVRENVLKEMDFIRWSKTRTIFLFWGLILYFIDIVTDINLVVNYIKDGQYLWGGMTMMFVLTGTLSTQLFSYAWYRDDAKKPETPNAGVTAVHMFGLGIIYRYYQLLKESWRVFRNTANSPPAGGTETHHDRLFCMAADLCMLKVFEAFLESVPQLLLQVCIIQSQNETSFIQGLSVAFSLINVAHSLMDYSSYLRRSLPHVRGMPSLSSRGVYLLYKFLTLTSCILSYSLLITVSVYSTAALTVLWLLLTVWVHFLNTNFCTSKALEFFYRTIVGAILVFTFFNVKGKDTKLVMTVYYISHAILNIAAPILFVLLVPGPQTCKFLWTAGLIGGTTILGYMCLILYYSFLHPKGMQQEPDEVDGLETEATATRRMRSFLQP; encoded by the exons ATGTGTATCCCTGTGAGAGAGAATGTCCTGAAGGAGATGGATTTTATTCGATGGTCTAAAACGCgcacaatatttttattttggggacttattctttattttatagaCATAGTGACAGACATCAATCTGGTCGTGAACTATATCAAAGACGGGCAGTATTTATGGGGTGGAATGACAATGATGTTCGTCCTCACTGGGACGCTGTCGACACAACTCTTCAGCTACGCCTGGTACAGGGACGACGCCAAGAAGCCAGAGACGCCTAACGCCGGGGTCACCGCTGTGCACATGTTTGGCTTGGGCATCATTTACAG GTACTACCAGCTGCTAAAGGAAAGCTGGAGAGTATTTAGGAATACAGCCAATTCCCCCCCAGCAGGAGGTACGGAGACACACCACGATCGCCTCTTCTGCATGGCTGCAGACCTGTGCATGCTCAAGGTGTTTGAAGCTTTCCTGGAGAGTGTTCCTCAGCTTCTCTTGCAGGTTTGCATAATCCAAAGCCAGAATGAGACCTCATTCATTCAAG GGTTGTCTGTTGCCTTCTCTCTCATCAACGTGGCTCACTCTTTGATGGATTACAGCAGCTACCTGCGCAGGTCCCTCCCCCATGTCAGAGGGATGCCCTCGCTCTCTTCCAGAGGGGTCTACCTACTCTATAAGTTCCTCACCCTCACCAGCTGCATCCTCAGCTACAGCCTCCTCATCACGGTCAGCGTCTACAGCACGGCGGCCCTGACCGTCCTCTGGCTACTGCTGACCGTTTGGGTCCACTTTCTCAACACCAACTTCTGCACTTCCAAAGCCCTTGAGTTCTTTTACCGCACAATCGTGGGAGCCATCCTCGTTTTCACCTTCTTCAACGTGAAAGGGAAGGATACCAAATTAGTCATGACTGTCTATTACATTTCGCATGCCATCCTAAACATAGCAGCTCCAATATTATTTGTCCTTTTAGTGCCAGGACCGCAGACATGCAAGTTTTTGTGGACAGCAGGTTTAATTGGTGGAACTACAATCCTTGGATACATGTGCCTCATTTTGTATTACTCCTTCCTGCATCCTAAAGGCATGCAACAGGAGCCGGATGAGGTCGATGGCTTAGAAACAGAAGCAACGGCAACAAGGAGGATGAGGAGCTTTCTTCAACCTTGA